In the genome of Paraburkholderia caribensis, the window TGCGGTGGCGAGCATCGTCGCGCGCAAGTGGGCGGCCGCCGTGCCCGAACTGAAGAACCAGCCCGGTTTCGCCGATGCCTTCATGCCGCATGGCCGCGCGCCCGAGGTCAGCGAACTGATCCGGATGCCGGGCCATGCGAAGAGCTTGCGCCTGCTCGCCGAAAAAGGCCCGCGTGCTTATTACGAAGGCGAGATCGCCGAGCGTATCGCGGCGTTTGCGCGCGACGCCGGCGGCGCGATGACATTCGACGACCTGCGCAACTATCGGCCCGAGTGGGTCGAGCCGATCGGCAAGGATTATCGCGGCTACACCGTGCACGAGATTCCGCCGAACGGGCAGGGCATCGCCGCGCTGATCGCGCTGGGCATACTCGAACAGTTCGACGTGGCGTCGCTGACGCTCGACGGAATCGAATCGCAGCACTTGCAGATCGAAGCGATGAAGCTGGCCTTCGCGGACGTCTACCGCTATGTGGCCGATCCGCGTTCGATGGAAGTGACACCCGAGCAGATGCTCGACGACGCGTACCTGAAATCGCGCGCCAGGCTGATCGACCCGAAGCGCGCGACGCAGTTCGACTTCGGCATGCCGAAGACGGGCGGCACGATCTACATGTCGGCGGCGGACGAGCGCGGCATGATGGTCAGCTTCATCCAGTCGAACTACATGGGTTTCGGTTCGGGCTGCGTCGTGCCCGGCATGGGCATTTCGCTGCAAAACCGCGGTTGCGGCTTTTCGATGGACCCGAAGTCGCCGAATGTGGTCGAAGGCGGCAAGCGGCCGTTCCACACCATCATCCCGGCGTTCCTCACGCAGCAGGTGAACGGCCAGCAGGAAGCGGTGATGAGCTTCGGCGTGATGGGCGGCGACATGCAGCCGCAAGGCCATTTGCAAACTGTGGTGCGGATGCTCGACTACGGCCAGCAGCCTCAGGCCGCCTGCGACGCGCCGCGCTGGAAGGTCAACCGCGACTTCTCGGTCGACCTCGAGCACACGCTCGATCCTCGCACGGCGCGCGAACTGGAAGGCCTCGGCCACACGATCAAGTCGATCGACGATCCGTATATGGATTTCGGCTCCGGCCAGTTCATCTGGAAGCTCGACCGCAACGAGCCGGATCGCGGCTATGTCGCCGCGAGCGACAGCCGTCGCGATGGTCTCGCAGCGGGGTTCTGAGGGAGCGTTCGCGGCGCGGCAAGAAGCGCGTCAGGCGTCGCAAGCGCACCAGCGCTTGCGACGCCTTGTTCAATCGGGCACCGTCCCTTCGCCGTCCTTGCCTTCGACGCGCCGTGCGGCCTTCTCCACCGCGAGCCAGTACTCGCGCATCGCGCCGATCCGTCTCTGGTCGGCATGCACCGACGCCATCGCATGCTTCACGCGCGCCTTGAGCACGGTGGGTTGTGCGTGATTCAGCACGCTGTCGGCGAGGCCGTTCAGCAGCGCGTGTTCATAGTCGGCGTTGTCACTGGCCGTGCCGTCCGTCATCAACAGCACGGGCACGCCTTCGAGACGCGGCTCTTTCTTCAAAGCCGCGCATAGCTGCACGCCGTTCGTGTCCGGCAACGCGGCGTCCACCAGGATCACGGTCGGCAGGCTGTGCAGCGCAAGTTCGAGACCTTGCGCGCCCGTCGTCGCCGACGTGCAGCGGCCCAGATCGTGCAGCAGGTCCTGCAGACGGCTCAACCGTCCCGTATCGCTATCGACCACCAGAATGTTGTCCGGCAACGCGCCGAGTGTGGGTGGCAGGAACAGGCCGGCGCGAAAGCTTTCCGACTGGTTCAGGATCTTGAGCCGTCTGCGCAGTTGCGTCTCGACGCGCGCACGCAATTGGGTTGCGTTCAGCGGCTTCGTCACGTAATCGGCTGCGCCGAGCCGGAACGCGTCGATTTCGAGCGCGGGCGCGTCGTGGCTCGTGACGAAGATCACCGGGATTTTCGCGAGCTCGCTGTCGGCCTTCAGGATTTCGCAGAAGTCGAAGCCCGTCATGCCGGGCATGCTCGCGTCGAGCAGAATCAGGTCGGGCGTGGATTGCCGCGCAAGCAACAAGCCCATTTCGCCCGACAGCGCAAAACGCCGTTCGCCGTAATCGGAAAGCATATCGCTCATGATGCGCACCGTCGCGACGTCGTCGTCGACGATCAGGAGCTTGAACTTGTACGCTGACATGTGATGCGTCACGCCTCGGAATGGTGTGCCAGGCGCGGCGTTCGTCGACGCCGCTTGCGATGCAGTATGACCGCTTGCCGAACTCAAGATTAGGCGGAGATGCATAAAACGGGCAATAGCGATTTCCCGGTAAGGTTGCGATGACATAGTGCGTCCAATCGACTCACGACCTCACGTGACACGCGCATGTCGAAGTGTTCGGAATTTTCCGCCTATCACTTCATGCGTTTGGCGATCAGTGTCACGAAGTCTTCGGCGACACGCGGCAAGGTGCGGCCACGCTTCTTGATCAACGCGATGGGCCGCACGAAAGCAGGATCGTCGATGGGTTTTGCGATCAGGTCCCGTTCGGCCAGCACCTCGCGGGCCGTCGCGGGCAGGATCGTCACGCCGAGCCCGCCGCGCACCATCGCGACGGCCGTCATCATGTAGGTCGGCTCGCAGGCGATCTCCGGCGCGCAGCCGGCCTGTTCGAGCGCCGCATCGACGACGCTGCGAACGCTCGTGCCTTGCGCCGTCAGCACGAGCGGCGACGCGGCGACATCGCTGACCGACACGCGACGCTTGCGGGCCAGCGCGTGGTCTTTCGGGCACACCACCACGAGCCGGTCGGCGCCTTCGACCAGCACTTCGAGCGCCGCGTCGAAGGTATCGCCGCCCGTCAGCCCGATATCGGCCTCCTCATTGCGCACGAGCGCGTTCACCGTGCTCGCGACGACGTCGCGAATCTGGAACTGCGCCTGCGGCACGCGCTTTCTGAACGCCTGGATCAGATCGGGCAGCGCGCTCGCCGCGAACGTCGGCAGACACGCGAGGCGCACGGTACCGCTCGATCCGTCGCCGAGCGCGCGGGCATCGCGCAGCACGCGCTCCATGTCGTCGAGCGAGCGCTGCAGGAGCGGCAGCAGTTCGCGGCCCGTCTGCGTGAGCGCGACGGTGCGGCTATTGCGGTCGAACAGACGCGCGCCGACGGTCTCTTCGAGCCGCCGGATCTGCACGGTGAGCGCCGGCTGCGACAGGTGCAGCCGCGCGGCGGCGCGCGTGAAATTGCCCGCGTTAGCGACCGTGACGAACGCGCGGATGTCGCGGAGATTCAGATCCATAACAGTTTGTGATTGCTGCGATCAAATCATTTCAATTGTGTTATTGCTGCGCCGAACTTACGCTCGAAGCCATTAAAAGACAAGACTTGGAGACACGCACATGCTGCCTTTACTGGGGCTCGTCACTATCGCCGTATTGCTCGGCGCCATTCTCTCGAAGCGCATGTCGCCGCTGGTCGCGCTGATCGTCGTGCCGATTGCGGCGTCGCTGATTGGCGGCTTCGGGCTGCAGACCAGCAAGTTCGTCGTCGACGGGTTGAAGAGCCTGGCGCCCGTGGTCGGCATGTTCGTGTTCGCGATCCTGTACTTCGGCACGATCACCGACGCGGGCACGCTCGATCCCATCATCGACCGGATTCTGCGGGCGGTCGGCACGCGCCCGACGCGCATCGTGATGGGCACGACGCTGCTGGCGCTGCTGATCCATCTGGACGGCTCGGGCGCCGTCTGCTTTCTGGTCACGATCCCGGCGATGCTGCCGCTCTACGAGCGCCTGCAAATGGATAAACGCGTGCTGGCGGCGGCCGTGTCGCTGGCGGCGGGCATCAACTTCCTGCCGTGGACGGGGCCGATGATCCGCGCGTCCGCGTCGCTGCATCTGCCCGTCTCGGCGCTGTTCAATCCGTTGATCCCCGTGCAGGCAATCGGCCTCGTGTTCGTCTTCGGCACGGCGTACTGGCTGGGGCGGCGCGAAGAGAAACGGCTCGGCGTGTCGGGCGCGGCCGGCGCGATTCCGATGCCGCAACGCAAGCTCACACCCGAGGAACAGGCGCTGCGCCGCCCGCAGAACTTCTGGTTCAACATCGTGTTGACGGTGATCGTGCTCGGCACGATGGTCGTGATGGGCGAGAAGATCCCGCCCGCGATCATGTTCATGGTCGGCCTGTGCATCGCGCTGATGGTCAACTATCCGAACGTCGACATGCAGCGCAAGCGCATCGACGCCCACGCCCGCGCCGCGCTGATGATGGCGGGCATTCTGCTCGCGGCCGGCGTGTTCACGGGGATCATGCAGGGCAGCGGCATGCTGAAGGCGATGGCGCAGTCGGCCGTCGGCTTCGTGCCGCCCGGCATGGCGGGTCACATTCCCGTCGTGCTCGGCCTGTTTTCGATGCCGCTCAGCATGCTGTTCGATCCCGATTCATTCTATTTCGGCGTGCTGCCCGTGATTGCCGAAGTGGCGGGGCAGCTCGGCGTGCCGTCCGTGCAGGTCGGCCAGGCGGCGCTGCTCGGCCAGATGACGACGGGCTTTCCCGTCAGCCCGTTGACGCCCGCGACGTTTCTCGTGGTCGGCCTGTGCGGGATCGAACTCGCCGAGCATCAGAAATTCACGTTCCCGCTGCTGTTCGGCGCGTCGATCGTGATGACGCTTGCGTGCGTCGTGCTGGGTATTTTTTCGTTGTGAGTGTTAGCGGAGGGTGGTGCGGCAATGACAGCAAATCAGCGCGAACGACGTGTCAGGCTCGGAGCGGGCGCAGGGTATTCGGGCGACCGTATCGAGCCCGCCGTCGAACTGGCGGAGCACGGCCAGCTCGACTTTCTCGTGTTCGAGTGCCTGGCTGAGCGGACCATCGCGATCGCGCAGCAGGCGAAACGCAAAGATCCGCAACTCGGCTACGATCCGCTGCTCGAAGCGCGCATGCGCGCCGTGCTGCCCGTTGCCGCCCGCAACGGCGTGCGGATCATTTCGAACATGGGCGCGGCCAATCCGCACGCGGCCGCGCGCAAGACGGCGCAGATCGCGCAGTCGCTCGGTCTGGGCGGCCTGAAGATCGCGGCCGTGAGCGGCGACGACGTGCTCGACGTCGTGCTGCAAGGCCAGTTCCGTTTCGAGGAATCGGGCGACGACGTCGCGGCGTATCGCGAGCGCGTCGTATCGGCGAATGCGTATCTGGGCGCGGCGCCTATCGTCGCCGCGCTCGACGCGGGCGCCGATATCGTGCTGACCGGGCGCGTCGCCGATCCGTCCTTGTTCACCGCGCCGCTGATCCACGCGTTCGGCTGGCGCATGGACGACTGGGCGACGCTCGGCCAGGCGACCGTCGTCGGGCATCTGCTCGAATGCGCGGGGCAGATCACGGGCGGCTATTTTGCCGATCCGGGCTACAAGGACGTGCCGATGCTCGCGCGGCTCGGTTTCCCGATCGGCGAAGTCACGGCGGACGGGGCGGTCACGATCACGAAAGTGCCGCACGCAGGCGGCCGCGTCAGCGCGGCGACCTGCAAGGAACAACTGATCTACGAGATTCACGACCCCGCCCGCTATCTGCAACCGGACGTGACCGCTGATTTCACGCAAGTCGAAGTTGCGCAAGAGGCGGTGGACCGGGTGCGCGTGACGGGCGGCAAGGGCACGGCGCGCACGGAGACGCTGAAGGTGTCGGTGGCTTACGCGGACGGCTACATCGGCGAAGGGCAGATTTCGTACGGCGGGCCGGGCGCCGTCGCGCGTGCCCGGCTCGCGCTCGACATCGTGCGCGAACGGCTGGCGCTGACGGGCGTGGCCGCGAGCGAACTGCGCTTCGATCTGATCGGCATCGATTCGCTTTACGGCGAGACGGCCGCCGCCGAACGCAGCGAGCCGTACGAAGTGCGCGTGCGGGTCGCCGGACGCACGGCGACGGCGGAAGAAGCGCTGCGCATCGGCAACGAAGTCGAAACGCTTTATACGAACGGACCGGCGGGCGGCGGCGGCGTCGCGAAATCGACACGCGAGGTGCTCGCAGTGCAATCCGTGCTGTTGCCGCGCGGCGACGTGCATCCCGCATTTGCTTTCGTGGAGGCCTGACATGCAATTACGCGAACTCGCGCACTCGCGCACGGGCGACAAGGGCAATACGCTGAACGTGTCGGTGATCTGTCACGACCCGCGTCACTACGAGCATTTGCGCGCGCATCTGAGCGCGGCGCATGTGAAGGCGTGGCTCGCCGGTTTCGTGCATGGCGAGGTGACGCGCCACGAACTGCCGCGCCTCGCGGCGTTCAATTTCGTGCTGCGCGATGCGCTCGGCGGCGGCGTCACGCGTTCGCTTGCGCTCGATGCGCACGGCAAGTCGGTCAGCTCCGTGTTGCTCGGCATGACGGTGCCCGACCCGGACTGACACGGGGCGGGAAAATCGGCTTTCACCGAACTGACCGTGAAATCCGCTACTTTTCGCATGGAAGGACAGGCGGCGCGTTGTACGGCAGGAACACGTCCTCGCGCAATCCCGTCTAGAATCGCCGGGCGTCGCTGGCCGGCCGGGTGCGTTTCCGGCTTCGGCATGGCGGCGCGCCATACCGTTTCGACGGGCGCCGTTCAGCGCGAACGCAGCCCGCTCCATGCTTGAAAGGACCGCTGTCGTGTGGCATTTCCCCACCGCTATCCCCGCTTCGCTTGGCCCGTGGGCCGTGTTTCTCAGCGTGCTGGTCACGCAACTGGGCGTGCCCGTGCCGGCCGCGCCGATGCTGATGCTCGCCGGGACGATGGCGGCGATGGGGCAGGTGTCGTACGCGGCCGTGTTCTGCGCGGCCGTCGGTGCGACGCTGCTCGCCGATTCGCTGTGGTTCTTCGTCGGGCGCGTGCGCGGCCGGCGGCTGCTGAACGGTCTCGTGCGCTTTTCGCTGTCGCTCGATACGACGCTGCGCACGGCGCGCGGCGTCTTCGAGCGCCACGGCGCGCCGATTCTCACGCTCGCCAAGTTTTTGCCCGGCGTCGGCCTGATTTCCGCGCCGCTGCTGGGCACGACGGCGATCTCGCCCAGCGTGTTCCTGCTTTGGGATGCCGTCGGCGCGTCGCTGTGGACGGGCGCGTATATGATCGGCGGCGCTGCGCTGCATGACCAGATCGTGCAGGCGATGCTGCTGGTGCGGCACAACGGCGGCACGATTTTCGACGCGTTCGCGGCCATCTGTGTGACGGTGCTGCTGTACCGCTGGGTGCGGCGCGTGCAATTCCGGCGCTTGCTCGCGAAGCGGCGTATCAGCCCCGACCAGCTCGACACGATGATGCGTTCGGACGCACCGCCGCTGATCTTCGATGCGAGACCGCGCAGCGTGCGCGACAAAGAGGCTTACCGGATCGCGGGCGCCTATCCGCTCGATCTCGATTCGCCGGACAAGCTGGACGCCGTGTTGCTCGCGCATCCCATCGTCGTGTATTGCGTCTGTCCGAGCGAGGCGACGGCGCGGCGCATCATCGCGCAGTTGCATCGCAAGGGCATTCGGCACGCGCACGCGTTGAAGGGCGGTCTGGATGCGTGGGAGAAGCGCGGCTATCCCGTCGAGCCGCTGCCCGCCGATTTCTACACGTCGCTGGAACGGCTCGCGGTCGCCGTGCCGGAAGGCGAATACACGGTTCGCGCGACAATGGCGGGCTGAGGCTTGGGCGAGCCGCTGTCGTTGCCGGTTCCGTTTGCCGTTGCCGTCGCAGCGGTTTGCGCATAAACGGCACGACCGTTCACAACCCCCCGGCCGCTGCAATTTTTCCCCTTCCACGGCCATTTTCCGGGACTCGCGAAAACGCCCGAAAGGCCTGTCCCGCAAGGCGCCGGGCGCCGTGACATAGGGTGAAATAACTTCCGCATAGCCTGTAACGGCGGCCATCACTACAGTGCGCATATCGGATGCGATGCACTGACTGATCCAACACCACCGCAGACGATACCTCCCGCCACAACCGTTATGGCATCGTCATGGAACACTTCGGAAAACTCCCTCTTTATGTCTCGGCCGTCATCGTCTTCGTGTCGTTGATCGAGGCCGTCGTTCTCAGCAGAAAGAACCGCAGCACCGCGACGCCGTTCGCGTGGTACGAAGTCTGGATTTCTCTGTTTGACCTGGTTGGCCGCAAGCTGCTCGCGCTGTTGCCGCTGTCGCTCGCGACGCCGGTTTTCGCGCTCGCGTGGGACCATCGTCTCTTCACGGTGTCGATCAATAGCGCGCTGATGGTGTTCGCGCTCTTCATCGGTCAGGAGTTCTGCTACTACTGGTATCACCGCGCGTCGCACCGTATGCGCTTCTTCTGGGCCACGCATGCCGTGCATCACTCGCCGAACCAGCTGACGCTGTCCACTGCCTATCGGCTCGGCGTGACAGGCAAGCTGACGGGCTCGGCGATCTTCTTCACGCCGCTCGTGTTCCTCGGCGTGCGCCCTGAAGTCGTGCTGCTGACGCTCTATATGAACCTGATGTACCAGTTCTGGCTGCATACGACGTGGGTGCCGAAGCTCGGCTGGCTCGAATATGTG includes:
- a CDS encoding gamma-glutamyltransferase family protein yields the protein MTSFNWQNPYPTLRMPVFARNIVSTSQPLAAQAGLRMLWKGGNAVDAAIAAAAAITVVEPVSNGLGSDAFALVWDGKKLHGLNASGVAPAAWNVDYFKRKYGENNGIATQPVRGWDTVTVPGAVAGWEALHKKFGSLPFADLMEPAIEIAERGHAVASIVARKWAAAVPELKNQPGFADAFMPHGRAPEVSELIRMPGHAKSLRLLAEKGPRAYYEGEIAERIAAFARDAGGAMTFDDLRNYRPEWVEPIGKDYRGYTVHEIPPNGQGIAALIALGILEQFDVASLTLDGIESQHLQIEAMKLAFADVYRYVADPRSMEVTPEQMLDDAYLKSRARLIDPKRATQFDFGMPKTGGTIYMSAADERGMMVSFIQSNYMGFGSGCVVPGMGISLQNRGCGFSMDPKSPNVVEGGKRPFHTIIPAFLTQQVNGQQEAVMSFGVMGGDMQPQGHLQTVVRMLDYGQQPQAACDAPRWKVNRDFSVDLEHTLDPRTARELEGLGHTIKSIDDPYMDFGSGQFIWKLDRNEPDRGYVAASDSRRDGLAAGF
- a CDS encoding response regulator is translated as MSAYKFKLLIVDDDVATVRIMSDMLSDYGERRFALSGEMGLLLARQSTPDLILLDASMPGMTGFDFCEILKADSELAKIPVIFVTSHDAPALEIDAFRLGAADYVTKPLNATQLRARVETQLRRRLKILNQSESFRAGLFLPPTLGALPDNILVVDSDTGRLSRLQDLLHDLGRCTSATTGAQGLELALHSLPTVILVDAALPDTNGVQLCAALKKEPRLEGVPVLLMTDGTASDNADYEHALLNGLADSVLNHAQPTVLKARVKHAMASVHADQRRIGAMREYWLAVEKAARRVEGKDGEGTVPD
- a CDS encoding LysR family transcriptional regulator, translating into MDLNLRDIRAFVTVANAGNFTRAAARLHLSQPALTVQIRRLEETVGARLFDRNSRTVALTQTGRELLPLLQRSLDDMERVLRDARALGDGSSGTVRLACLPTFAASALPDLIQAFRKRVPQAQFQIRDVVASTVNALVRNEEADIGLTGGDTFDAALEVLVEGADRLVVVCPKDHALARKRRVSVSDVAASPLVLTAQGTSVRSVVDAALEQAGCAPEIACEPTYMMTAVAMVRGGLGVTILPATAREVLAERDLIAKPIDDPAFVRPIALIKKRGRTLPRVAEDFVTLIAKRMK
- a CDS encoding CitMHS family transporter translates to MLPLLGLVTIAVLLGAILSKRMSPLVALIVVPIAASLIGGFGLQTSKFVVDGLKSLAPVVGMFVFAILYFGTITDAGTLDPIIDRILRAVGTRPTRIVMGTTLLALLIHLDGSGAVCFLVTIPAMLPLYERLQMDKRVLAAAVSLAAGINFLPWTGPMIRASASLHLPVSALFNPLIPVQAIGLVFVFGTAYWLGRREEKRLGVSGAAGAIPMPQRKLTPEEQALRRPQNFWFNIVLTVIVLGTMVVMGEKIPPAIMFMVGLCIALMVNYPNVDMQRKRIDAHARAALMMAGILLAAGVFTGIMQGSGMLKAMAQSAVGFVPPGMAGHIPVVLGLFSMPLSMLFDPDSFYFGVLPVIAEVAGQLGVPSVQVGQAALLGQMTTGFPVSPLTPATFLVVGLCGIELAEHQKFTFPLLFGASIVMTLACVVLGIFSL
- a CDS encoding acyclic terpene utilization AtuA family protein, with the protein product MTANQRERRVRLGAGAGYSGDRIEPAVELAEHGQLDFLVFECLAERTIAIAQQAKRKDPQLGYDPLLEARMRAVLPVAARNGVRIISNMGAANPHAAARKTAQIAQSLGLGGLKIAAVSGDDVLDVVLQGQFRFEESGDDVAAYRERVVSANAYLGAAPIVAALDAGADIVLTGRVADPSLFTAPLIHAFGWRMDDWATLGQATVVGHLLECAGQITGGYFADPGYKDVPMLARLGFPIGEVTADGAVTITKVPHAGGRVSAATCKEQLIYEIHDPARYLQPDVTADFTQVEVAQEAVDRVRVTGGKGTARTETLKVSVAYADGYIGEGQISYGGPGAVARARLALDIVRERLALTGVAASELRFDLIGIDSLYGETAAAERSEPYEVRVRVAGRTATAEEALRIGNEVETLYTNGPAGGGGVAKSTREVLAVQSVLLPRGDVHPAFAFVEA
- a CDS encoding AtuA-related protein codes for the protein MQLRELAHSRTGDKGNTLNVSVICHDPRHYEHLRAHLSAAHVKAWLAGFVHGEVTRHELPRLAAFNFVLRDALGGGVTRSLALDAHGKSVSSVLLGMTVPDPD
- a CDS encoding VTT domain-containing protein; the protein is MWHFPTAIPASLGPWAVFLSVLVTQLGVPVPAAPMLMLAGTMAAMGQVSYAAVFCAAVGATLLADSLWFFVGRVRGRRLLNGLVRFSLSLDTTLRTARGVFERHGAPILTLAKFLPGVGLISAPLLGTTAISPSVFLLWDAVGASLWTGAYMIGGAALHDQIVQAMLLVRHNGGTIFDAFAAICVTVLLYRWVRRVQFRRLLAKRRISPDQLDTMMRSDAPPLIFDARPRSVRDKEAYRIAGAYPLDLDSPDKLDAVLLAHPIVVYCVCPSEATARRIIAQLHRKGIRHAHALKGGLDAWEKRGYPVEPLPADFYTSLERLAVAVPEGEYTVRATMAG
- a CDS encoding sterol desaturase family protein — encoded protein: MEHFGKLPLYVSAVIVFVSLIEAVVLSRKNRSTATPFAWYEVWISLFDLVGRKLLALLPLSLATPVFALAWDHRLFTVSINSALMVFALFIGQEFCYYWYHRASHRMRFFWATHAVHHSPNQLTLSTAYRLGVTGKLTGSAIFFTPLVFLGVRPEVVLLTLYMNLMYQFWLHTTWVPKLGWLEYVFNTPSAHRVHHASNVEYLDANYGGVLIIFDRLFGTYVEERADEPCRYGLVTPTTSRNPFVVEFEHWATLIRDVVTAKSVWIAINHVIQPPGWLPDGGGETTEELRRKSKPVRGEVETVNG